A genomic window from Bacillota bacterium includes:
- the flgG gene encoding flagellar basal-body rod protein FlgG has product MLHALYTASSGMQAQQMNIDTIAHNLANVNTTGFKKARLDFQDLIYINIKQPTVTAQYQTTPVGLSVGLGVRSAATQTLFSEGNLVPTGNPFDLAITGNAFFKVEVPGRDEPLYTKDGSFKIDSEGNLVTTDGYKLVGVEALEPEATDISISTDGSVTYKLPGQNDRIEAGRIELAKFINPAGLEKLGRNLYAATAASGEAIDWDPESDSSITIEQGYLESSNVQVVEEMINMITAQRAYEINSKVIQASDEMLGMANNLRR; this is encoded by the coding sequence GTGCTGCACGCATTATACACAGCCAGTTCAGGAATGCAAGCGCAGCAGATGAACATTGACACGATTGCCCATAACCTGGCAAATGTCAACACCACCGGGTTTAAGAAAGCCCGACTTGATTTTCAGGACCTCATCTACATTAATATCAAACAACCAACAGTTACCGCCCAGTACCAAACAACGCCGGTCGGATTATCTGTTGGGCTCGGGGTCCGTAGTGCTGCCACCCAGACCCTGTTTTCTGAAGGCAACCTGGTGCCGACCGGCAACCCGTTTGACCTGGCGATCACTGGCAACGCTTTTTTCAAGGTAGAAGTCCCTGGCCGGGATGAGCCCCTCTACACTAAAGACGGCTCTTTTAAGATCGACAGCGAGGGCAACCTGGTCACGACGGATGGCTACAAATTGGTGGGAGTGGAGGCGCTTGAGCCAGAAGCAACTGACATCTCGATCAGCACCGACGGCAGCGTGACCTACAAGCTGCCGGGTCAAAACGACCGCATCGAGGCTGGTCGAATTGAGCTGGCTAAATTCATTAATCCCGCTGGCCTAGAAAAACTGGGCCGCAACCTGTACGCTGCGACCGCTGCTTCCGGCGAAGCTATCGACTGGGACCCGGAAAGCGATTCCTCGATCACCATTGAACAAGGGTATCTCGAAAGTTCCAACGTCCAGGTGGTTGAAGAAATGATCAACATGATCACTGCCCAGCGGGCTTACGAGATCAACTCCAAGGTTATTCAGGCCTCGGATGAAATGCTGGGAATGGCGAACAACCTTCGCCGCTAA
- a CDS encoding cysteine hydrolase: MKQALMIIDMLNDFVQENGSLYIGEAGQEIIKPIQSELAEARRNNVPVLYVCDRHRPDDAEFRMFPPHCLVGSWGAAVCPELAPQEKDVIIPKRRYSGFFGTELDLTLRELGVEELILVGVCTNICVLYTAADARMRGYRVKVLKNQVATFDPGAHEFALREMEKTLGVEIIDR, translated from the coding sequence TTGAAGCAAGCATTGATGATCATTGATATGCTTAATGATTTTGTGCAGGAAAACGGGTCTTTGTACATTGGTGAGGCCGGTCAGGAAATCATTAAACCTATCCAATCTGAACTAGCCGAGGCGCGAAGAAATAATGTGCCCGTGCTCTACGTCTGTGACCGGCACCGCCCAGACGACGCGGAGTTTAGAATGTTTCCCCCGCACTGTCTGGTGGGTTCGTGGGGGGCTGCGGTCTGTCCGGAACTGGCACCACAGGAAAAAGACGTTATCATACCAAAACGCCGTTACAGCGGCTTTTTTGGGACAGAGCTTGACTTGACCTTGCGTGAACTCGGGGTAGAAGAACTTATTCTGGTTGGGGTGTGTACGAATATTTGCGTCCTCTATACGGCGGCGGACGCCCGGATGCGGGGTTATCGCGTCAAGGTGTTAAAAAATCAAGTGGCCACATTTGATCCGGGCGCCCATGAATTTGCCCTGCGGGAAATGGAGAAAACTCTGGGTGTGGAGATAATTGACCGCTGA
- the tatA gene encoding twin-arginine translocase TatA/TatE family subunit gives MPSVGPWELILILVIALIIFGPGKLPEVGRSLGKSINEFKRASADIKRQVEDGLKEEEKEKEKEKT, from the coding sequence ATACCAAGTGTTGGACCATGGGAGCTTATTCTCATTCTTGTGATTGCCCTGATTATTTTTGGACCAGGAAAATTGCCGGAAGTTGGTCGGTCATTGGGGAAGAGCATAAATGAGTTTAAACGGGCCTCGGCGGATATCAAACGTCAGGTGGAAGATGGGCTGAAAGAAGAAGAAAAGGAAAAAGAGAAAGAAAAAACTTGA
- a CDS encoding dihydropteroate synthase, whose translation MQKSFDLLKEKILVLDGAMGTMLQSCGLKPGECPERWNIDHPEVVQRIHRLYVAAGADIIQTNTFGGNRFKLREFGLGNQVAEINKAAVRLAKQAAGDRALVAVSIGPTGQLIEPFGETTFDEVYAAFREQVTAAVQAGADLISLETMSDLQEIRAAMLAARDSGPVPVICQMTFEGGQRTMLGTDPVTAAVVLTTLGASAVGANCSGGPAELLKVITAMAMVTDLPLVVQPNAGLPVLIDGQTVYPESPATMAEYAVKLVDAGANIVGGCCGTNPDHIRAISQAVRGRRPVKRVVPPVSALTGRSQTLFIQEQGRPIFIGERINPTARKKLAEDIRAGRMLHVVEEAQAQVAAGAPMLDVNVGVPGVDEVAAMRKAVLQIQSTVDVPLALDSTNPEAIEAGLKVFAGKPLINSVNGEAKSLQAILPLARRYGAAVLGLTLDSHGIPSTAEGRLAIARRIVDAALAYGIRREDIYIDCLVQTVSAQQAEVMETLRAIQLVKRELGVKTILGVSNVSHGLPRREVLNSTFLAMACGFGLDLPIMNPFDQRMREGLWAVAVLTGRDPYARGYIDEFRPALNEAPITTSEAAKPSSDRQQRIYQAVLNGEKASIAALVKAALEEGVDPLVLVNQTLIPAIEEVGERYDKKIFFLPQLMLAGETMKAAFEVVKPRLATEQAQNLGTIVLATVQGDIHDIGKNIVAVMLENYGWRVVDLGRDVPTATIVEAAVREQATIVGLSALMTTTMPRMAEVITAMRARGVKTKVMVGGAVVTADYAAKIGADGYAADARAAVLKAKELLG comes from the coding sequence GTGCAGAAATCTTTTGATTTGCTCAAGGAAAAAATCTTGGTGCTGGACGGGGCCATGGGGACCATGCTGCAATCGTGTGGCCTCAAACCTGGAGAATGTCCAGAACGCTGGAATATCGATCACCCCGAAGTGGTGCAAAGAATTCACCGGCTCTACGTTGCGGCCGGGGCGGACATCATCCAGACCAACACCTTTGGCGGAAACCGGTTTAAATTGCGTGAATTTGGCCTGGGTAACCAGGTGGCCGAAATAAACAAGGCGGCGGTTAGACTGGCCAAACAGGCCGCGGGTGACCGTGCTCTGGTCGCGGTTTCTATTGGCCCGACTGGACAGTTGATCGAGCCTTTCGGCGAGACAACTTTTGATGAAGTTTACGCGGCTTTCCGGGAACAGGTCACGGCGGCGGTGCAGGCTGGCGCCGACCTGATCAGTTTGGAGACAATGAGCGATCTGCAGGAGATCAGAGCCGCGATGCTTGCGGCCAGGGACAGTGGCCCTGTTCCCGTGATCTGCCAAATGACCTTCGAAGGTGGCCAGCGAACCATGCTGGGAACCGACCCGGTTACGGCGGCAGTTGTTTTGACTACTCTGGGGGCGAGTGCGGTTGGGGCCAACTGCTCGGGTGGGCCGGCGGAACTGCTGAAGGTGATCACCGCGATGGCGATGGTGACCGACCTGCCCCTGGTGGTTCAGCCCAATGCGGGCTTACCAGTGCTGATTGACGGACAAACCGTATATCCGGAGAGCCCGGCCACCATGGCTGAGTACGCAGTGAAGCTGGTTGACGCCGGGGCGAACATTGTGGGGGGCTGTTGCGGGACGAACCCCGACCACATCCGGGCGATCAGCCAGGCGGTTCGAGGGCGGCGCCCCGTCAAACGGGTTGTGCCGCCAGTCTCAGCCTTAACTGGGCGCAGTCAGACCTTGTTTATTCAGGAACAGGGCCGACCCATATTTATCGGCGAGCGCATTAATCCGACCGCGCGCAAGAAGTTGGCCGAGGATATCAGGGCAGGACGCATGCTGCATGTGGTGGAGGAGGCTCAAGCCCAGGTGGCCGCGGGAGCACCGATGCTGGATGTGAACGTAGGGGTACCCGGTGTTGATGAAGTAGCGGCGATGCGCAAAGCCGTGCTTCAGATTCAAAGCACGGTGGATGTTCCGCTGGCCCTCGATTCGACCAATCCTGAGGCAATTGAAGCCGGGCTGAAGGTTTTTGCGGGAAAACCTCTGATCAATTCAGTGAATGGCGAGGCAAAAAGCCTCCAGGCGATTTTACCGCTGGCGAGACGATATGGAGCGGCGGTACTCGGTTTAACCCTTGATAGTCACGGTATCCCCTCGACAGCGGAAGGACGTCTGGCGATTGCCCGACGCATCGTTGACGCGGCTTTAGCGTATGGGATCCGTCGGGAAGACATATATATCGATTGTCTGGTGCAAACAGTCAGCGCCCAGCAGGCCGAGGTGATGGAAACCCTGCGGGCGATTCAACTGGTCAAGCGTGAACTGGGGGTCAAAACCATATTGGGAGTCAGTAATGTTTCTCATGGTTTGCCACGGCGCGAGGTATTAAATTCCACTTTCCTGGCCATGGCCTGTGGTTTTGGCCTTGATCTACCAATAATGAACCCGTTTGACCAGCGTATGCGGGAAGGGCTGTGGGCAGTGGCGGTACTCACCGGCCGGGATCCATACGCGCGTGGCTATATTGATGAGTTCCGACCTGCTTTAAATGAGGCTCCAATTACGACCAGCGAAGCGGCTAAGCCGAGCAGTGACCGACAGCAGCGGATCTACCAGGCGGTGCTCAATGGCGAGAAAGCCAGTATTGCTGCGCTGGTGAAGGCAGCCCTGGAGGAAGGGGTTGACCCGCTGGTCCTGGTTAATCAGACCCTGATTCCCGCCATCGAGGAAGTTGGCGAACGGTATGATAAAAAGATTTTCTTCCTGCCCCAATTAATGCTGGCGGGTGAAACGATGAAAGCTGCCTTTGAGGTAGTGAAGCCGCGGTTAGCCACGGAACAAGCGCAGAATCTGGGCACAATCGTCCTGGCCACTGTTCAGGGAGACATTCACGACATAGGCAAGAACATTGTCGCTGTGATGCTGGAGAACTACGGTTGGCGGGTGGTTGACCTGGGACGGGATGTTCCAACGGCGACAATTGTTGAGGCGGCGGTTAGAGAGCAAGCCACCATTGTTGGTCTGAGTGCCCTGATGACTACCACCATGCCCAGAATGGCGGAGGTGATTACCGCAATGCGGGCGCGAGGTGTCAAGACCAAGGTGATGGTGGGGGGAGCGGTGGTGACTGCCGATTACGCTGCTAAGATTGGGGCCGACGGTTACGCGGCTGATGCTCGCGCTGCCGTGCTGAAAGCGAAGGAGCTATTGGGGTAG
- a CDS encoding 4Fe-4S binding protein, giving the protein MISKKVVQRFSASIVEQPIIYRLVKDFDLTVNILKADINPRKEGSLVLELTGRPDNYGEGIKFLEHLGVSVEPLSQTVVWDEKRCTSCGACTGVCPVAALHIQRPSMEVAFDNTKCVVCGMCVLACPVRAVEFRF; this is encoded by the coding sequence GTGATCAGTAAAAAGGTAGTGCAACGATTTTCTGCCAGTATTGTCGAGCAACCGATCATTTACCGACTGGTCAAAGATTTTGACCTGACGGTAAATATTCTGAAGGCGGACATCAACCCGCGTAAGGAGGGTTCTTTGGTTTTGGAGTTGACCGGCCGGCCTGACAACTATGGCGAAGGGATCAAATTTTTAGAACACCTGGGGGTAAGCGTTGAGCCCTTGAGCCAAACGGTGGTCTGGGACGAAAAACGGTGCACCAGTTGTGGAGCCTGTACTGGTGTCTGCCCGGTCGCCGCGCTTCACATTCAGCGACCTTCCATGGAAGTAGCATTTGACAACACTAAGTGTGTCGTTTGCGGCATGTGTGTGCTGGCCTGTCCGGTAAGGGCGGTGGAGTTCCGCTTCTAG
- a CDS encoding UPF0280 family protein, which produces MMYVSRVYREQVKQDDLVHFRVVIKESDLYISVDRPSFNPGVEELAYELTWRYRQALEEYIAVDPLFRTTFSPHILRQDAPPIARTMNEAAWQAGVGPMAAVAGAMAEFIGRELLSAVCEVIVENGGDIFLVTRVPRTIGIFAGTSPFSNRLGLEIQPDTTPVGVCTSSGTVGPSFSFGQADAAVLIAKSAALADAAATAVGNVVQTKVDVQKAVELAQTIPGVLGAVVIKDDQLAAWGQVRLVPIKMRAGG; this is translated from the coding sequence ATCATGTATGTATCCAGAGTATACCGAGAGCAGGTTAAACAGGATGACCTGGTCCATTTTCGGGTGGTTATTAAAGAGAGCGATCTCTATATCAGTGTGGATCGCCCGAGTTTCAACCCGGGCGTAGAAGAACTTGCTTATGAGTTAACTTGGCGTTACCGTCAAGCTCTGGAAGAATATATTGCGGTTGACCCACTCTTCCGTACCACGTTTTCTCCCCACATACTGCGGCAAGATGCCCCGCCGATCGCCAGGACCATGAATGAGGCTGCCTGGCAGGCGGGGGTTGGTCCGATGGCGGCGGTGGCCGGGGCGATGGCTGAATTTATCGGCCGGGAGCTACTGTCGGCCGTCTGCGAAGTCATCGTGGAAAATGGGGGGGACATCTTTTTAGTCACTCGAGTACCGCGCACCATCGGTATTTTTGCCGGCACCTCCCCTTTCAGCAACCGTTTGGGGTTAGAAATACAGCCAGACACCACACCGGTTGGTGTCTGCACTTCTTCCGGGACGGTTGGCCCCTCATTCAGTTTTGGCCAGGCTGATGCGGCGGTCTTGATTGCCAAATCAGCCGCTCTGGCGGATGCTGCCGCGACAGCGGTCGGCAACGTTGTGCAAACCAAGGTTGATGTCCAAAAAGCGGTAGAGCTGGCCCAGACTATTCCCGGGGTGCTCGGGGCGGTGGTGATTAAGGACGATCAGTTGGCTGCCTGGGGCCAGGTCAGGCTGGTTCCTATTAAGATGCGAGCAGGGGGTTGA
- the nadE gene encoding NAD(+) synthase encodes MPNLTDQIDLIVEWLRAKVKEANAQGLVVGVSGGVDSATVAALAKKAFPEASIGVIMPCHSDPRDEQDARLVTEVVGLKRVQVELSEPHQLIYDNVRDRLTTQGYEFRANDRLADANLRARLRMGTLYSIANLLNYLVVGTDNAAEAYTGYFTKYGDGGVDLLPLIQFTKREVRALARELGVPDRIINKPPSAGLWLGQTDEAEMGTTYEMIDDYLDGKPIPADHLARIEELHRRSEHKRQLPPSFQRTDRQLVRR; translated from the coding sequence ATGCCAAATTTGACTGACCAGATTGACTTGATTGTCGAATGGCTGCGGGCCAAAGTTAAAGAAGCCAATGCCCAGGGATTGGTAGTCGGGGTAAGTGGTGGTGTTGATTCGGCGACTGTGGCGGCGCTGGCGAAGAAAGCCTTTCCCGAGGCATCAATCGGGGTAATCATGCCGTGTCACAGTGATCCGCGTGACGAGCAGGACGCCAGACTGGTGACCGAGGTGGTCGGGTTGAAACGCGTCCAGGTTGAGCTCAGTGAGCCACACCAGTTAATCTATGACAATGTTCGCGACCGTCTGACTACCCAGGGTTATGAGTTCAGAGCCAATGACCGCCTGGCTGATGCCAATCTGCGTGCCCGGCTCCGCATGGGTACTCTCTATTCAATTGCCAACCTGTTAAATTATTTGGTGGTAGGAACCGACAACGCCGCCGAAGCGTATACCGGTTATTTTACTAAATACGGCGATGGCGGGGTCGATCTGCTGCCGCTCATCCAGTTTACCAAACGGGAAGTGCGGGCCCTGGCCCGGGAGTTGGGCGTTCCTGACCGCATCATTAACAAGCCACCCTCGGCTGGGCTGTGGCTGGGGCAAACAGATGAGGCTGAGATGGGCACCACCTATGAGATGATTGACGATTACCTGGACGGGAAACCGATTCCCGCCGATCATCTGGCGCGTATCGAGGAACTGCACCGGCGTTCAGAGCATAAACGGCAACTCCCTCCCAGCTTCCAGCGGACCGACCGGCAACTGGTTAGACGCTAG
- a CDS encoding YebC/PmpR family DNA-binding transcriptional regulator, with amino-acid sequence MSGHSKWANIKHKKAKMDAQRGKLFTKIGRELIMAARAGGGDPNVNMRLKTAIQKAREANMPNENIMRAIQRGTGEIEGVNYEEVTYEGYGPAGVAILLNIATDNRNRTAAEIRHIFSRNGGSLGESGCVAWMFHRKGLLIVDLAENQKDEDELMLMCLEAGAEDIKVEDGEAEITTSPEDFEAVKEALAREGLKFSVAEVTMVPQTTVQLTNPDQVSQMLRLMEMLEDHDDVQNVYANFDIPDEMMGG; translated from the coding sequence GTGTCAGGTCATTCCAAGTGGGCGAACATCAAGCATAAAAAGGCCAAAATGGATGCGCAGCGGGGCAAGCTTTTTACGAAGATTGGCCGGGAATTGATTATGGCGGCCAGAGCCGGTGGTGGTGACCCCAATGTGAACATGCGCTTGAAGACGGCTATTCAGAAAGCCAGAGAAGCCAACATGCCAAATGAAAATATCATGCGGGCCATCCAAAGAGGAACAGGCGAGATTGAAGGGGTTAATTACGAAGAGGTAACTTACGAAGGCTACGGTCCGGCGGGAGTCGCCATCTTGCTGAATATTGCTACTGACAATCGTAACCGCACAGCAGCGGAGATCCGCCACATTTTTTCCCGCAATGGCGGCAGTTTGGGGGAAAGCGGTTGTGTGGCCTGGATGTTTCACCGCAAAGGGTTGCTGATTGTTGACCTCGCGGAAAATCAGAAGGACGAAGACGAATTGATGCTCATGTGTTTGGAAGCGGGAGCAGAAGATATAAAAGTAGAAGACGGGGAAGCGGAGATCACGACCAGCCCGGAGGATTTTGAGGCGGTCAAAGAAGCGCTGGCCAGGGAAGGGCTTAAGTTTTCTGTGGCTGAAGTAACCATGGTGCCGCAAACAACCGTCCAGCTCACCAACCCTGACCAGGTCAGTCAGATGTTAAGGCTGATGGAAATGCTCGAAGACCATGACGATGTCCAGAATGTATACGCCAATTTTGATATTCCAGATGAAATGATGGGTGGATAA